In Rattus rattus isolate New Zealand chromosome 9, Rrattus_CSIRO_v1, whole genome shotgun sequence, a genomic segment contains:
- the Cd79b gene encoding B-cell antigen receptor complex-associated protein beta chain, whose translation MATLVLSPVPCHWLMFLLLLLSGEPVPAMTKSDQPPIFQGSPCSKIWQHPRFAAKKRSSVVKFHCHTDYSGVMTWFRQKGNQRPQELFPEDGHISQTRNGSVYTLTLQNIQYEDNGIYFCQQKCNSTEPDVTDGCGTELLVLGFSTLDQLKRRNTLKDGIIMIQTLLIILFIIVPIFLLLDKDDSKAGMEEDHTYEGLNIDQTATYEDIVTLRTGEVKWSVGEHPGQE comes from the exons ATGGCCACACTGGTGCTGTCTCCTGTGCCCTGCCACTGGCTGatgttcctgctgctgctcctctcaG GTGAGCCAGTACCAGCAATGACAAAGAGTGACCAGCCACCGATTTTCCAAG GAAGCCCTTGTTCCAAGATCTGGCAGCACCCGAGGTTTGCAGCCAAAAAGCGGAGCTCCGTGGTGAAGTTTCACTGCCACACAGACTACTCAGGTGTCATGACCTGGTTCCGGCAGAAAGGGAACCAGAGGCCTCAGGAACTGTTCCCAGAAGACGGACACATTTCGCAGACCCGGAATGGCTCTGTCTACACCCTCACTCTCCAAAACATCCAGTATGAGGATAACGGCATCTACTTCTGCCAGCAGAAGTGCAACAGCACCGAACCTGATGTTACCGATGGCTGTGGCACGGAACTTCTAGTCTTAG GATTCAGCACGTTGGACCAACTGAAGCGGCGGAACACGCTGAAAGATGGCATTATCATGATCCAGACCCTCCTCATCATCCTCTTCATCATCGTTCCCATCTTCCTACTACTAGACAAG GATGACAGCAAGGCCGGGATGGAAGAGGACCACACCTATGAG GGCTTGAACATTGACCAGACAGCCACCTATGAAGACATAGTGACTCTTCGGACAGGGGAGGTAAAGTGGTCTGTGGGAGAGCACCCAGGCCAGGAGTGA
- the LOC116909357 gene encoding somatotropin isoform X1, with the protein MAADSQTPWLLTFSLLCLLWPPEAGAFPAMPLSSLFANAVLRAQHLHQLAADTYKEFERAYIPEGQRYSIQNAQAAFCFSETIPAPTGKEEAQQRTDMELLRFSLLLIQSWLGPVQFLSRIFTNSLMFGTSDRVYEKLKDLEEGIQALMQELEDGSPRIGQILKQTYDKFDANMRSDDALLKNYGLLSCFKKDLHKAETYLRVMKCRRFAESSCAF; encoded by the exons ATGGCTGCAG acTCTCAGACCCCCTGGCTCCTGACCTTCAGCCTGCtctgcctgctctggcctccagaggctGGTGCTTTCCCCGCCATGCCCTTGTCCAGTCTGTTTGCCAATGCTGTGCTCCGAGCCCAGCACCTGCACCAGCTGGCTGCTGACACCTACAAAGAGTTC GAGCGTGCCTACATTCCCGAGGGACAGCGCTATTCCATTCAGAATGCCCAGGCTGCGTTCTGCTTCTCAGAGACCATCCCAGCCCCCACGGGCAAGGAGGAGGCCCAGCAGAGAACC GACATGGAATTGCTTCGCTTCTCGCTGCTGCTCATCCAGTCATGGCTGGGGCCCGTGCAGTTTCTCAGCAGGATCTTTACCAACAGCCTGATGTTTGGCACCTCGGACCGCGTCTATGAGAAACTGAAGGACCTGGAAGAGGGCATCCAGGCTCTGATGCAG GAGCTGGAAGACGGCAGCCCCCGTATTGGGCAGATCCTCAAGCAAACCTATGACAAGTTTGACGCCAACATGCGCAGCGATGACGCTCTGCTCAAAAACTATGGGCTGCTCTCCTGCTTCAAGAAGGACCTGCACAAGGCGGAGACCTACCTGCGGGTCATGAAGTGTCGCCGCTTTGCTGAAAGCAGCTGTGCTTTCTAG
- the LOC116909357 gene encoding somatotropin isoform X2 — MAADSQTPWLLTFSLLCLLWPPEAGAFPAMPLSSLFANAVLRAQQRTDMELLRFSLLLIQSWLGPVQFLSRIFTNSLMFGTSDRVYEKLKDLEEGIQALMQELEDGSPRIGQILKQTYDKFDANMRSDDALLKNYGLLSCFKKDLHKAETYLRVMKCRRFAESSCAF; from the exons ATGGCTGCAG acTCTCAGACCCCCTGGCTCCTGACCTTCAGCCTGCtctgcctgctctggcctccagaggctGGTGCTTTCCCCGCCATGCCCTTGTCCAGTCTGTTTGCCAATGCTGTGCTCCGA GCCCAGCAGAGAACC GACATGGAATTGCTTCGCTTCTCGCTGCTGCTCATCCAGTCATGGCTGGGGCCCGTGCAGTTTCTCAGCAGGATCTTTACCAACAGCCTGATGTTTGGCACCTCGGACCGCGTCTATGAGAAACTGAAGGACCTGGAAGAGGGCATCCAGGCTCTGATGCAG GAGCTGGAAGACGGCAGCCCCCGTATTGGGCAGATCCTCAAGCAAACCTATGACAAGTTTGACGCCAACATGCGCAGCGATGACGCTCTGCTCAAAAACTATGGGCTGCTCTCCTGCTTCAAGAAGGACCTGCACAAGGCGGAGACCTACCTGCGGGTCATGAAGTGTCGCCGCTTTGCTGAAAGCAGCTGTGCTTTCTAG
- the LOC116910548 gene encoding intercellular adhesion molecule 5, with product MKMLLLGIWTLLALIPCPGTTEVLFQVSVHPNQALVEFGHSLTINCSTTCPDPGPSGIETFLKKTQLSRGSQWKEFLLEGITENSVLQCFFSCAGVQKDTALDITMYQPPEQVILDLQPEWVAIDEAFTVKCHVPSVAPLQSLTLTLLQGDRELHRKDFLSLSLVSQRAEVTVNVRAQRENDRHNFSCRAELDLSPHGGGLFHGSSATKQLRIFEFSQNPQILVPSLLEVGMAETMSCEVVRVFPAQEAVFRMFLEDQELSPFSSWKGDAAWASATIQAMETGDQELTCLVSVGPVEQKARKPVHVYSFPPPVLEIEDAYPQAGTDVNVTCSGHVLTSPSPTLRLQGSLNLSAPGEPAWLRFTAREEDDGRTLSCEASLVVQGQRLVKTTKIQLHVLYKPRFQESDCPGNQIWVEGMDQMLACIPEGNPIPALVCIWNGMTFDLAVPQKATQNHTGTYSCTATNSLGSVSKDIAVLVQGLHEGISSSTIFIIIIFTLGMAVITIALYLNYQPCKRNGRKRTHRQKDQSKGGERQFSDIQAEECHAHLC from the exons ATGAAAATGCTTCTGTTGGGTATCTGGACGCTGCTGGCCTTGATCCCTTGTCCAG GGACCACAGAAGTGCTGTTTCAGGTGTCTGTTCATCCAAATCAGGCCCTGGTAGAGTTCGGACACTCCCTAACCATCAACTGCAGTACCACTTGCCCGGACCCCGGGCCCAGTGGAATCGAGACCTTCTTAAAGAAAACCCAGCTAAGCAGAGGGTCCCAGTGGAAGGAGTTCCTCCTGGAGGGCATCACAGAGAACTCTGTGCTGCAATGCTTCTTCTCTTGTGCGGGGGTGCAGAAAGACACAGCACTTGACATCACCATGTACC AACCACCAGAGCAGGTGATCCTGGACCTGCAGCCTGAGTGGGTGGCCATTGATGAAGCCTTCACAGTGAAGTGTCATGTGCCTAGTGTGGCACCCCTGCAGAGCCTCACCCTTACCCTCCTCCAGGGTGACCGAGAACTGCACAGGAAAGACTTCCTGAGTTTATCTTTGGTGTCCCAAAGAGCTGAGGTCACCGTCAATGTCAGAGCCCAGCGGGAGAACGACAGGCACAATTTCTCCTGCCGAGCGGAACTGGATCTGAGCCCACACGGTGGGGGTTTGTTTCATGGCAGCTCAGCCACCAAGCAACTCCGGATCTTTG AATTCTCTCAAAATCCCCAGATCTTGGTGCCTTCACTGCTGGAAGTTGGGATGGCCGAGACTATGAGCTGTGAGGTGGTTAGGGTGTTTCCAGCCCAGGAAGCTGTCTTCCGAATGTTTCTGGAAGACCAGGAGCTGAGCCCTTTCTCCTCCTGGAAAGGAGATGCGGCATGGGCCAGTGCTACCATTCAGGCCATGGAGACCGGTGACCAGGAGCTGACCTGCCTTGTGTCTGTGGGTCCTGTGGAGCAGAAAGCAAGAAAACCAGTGCATGTCTACA GTTTCCCTCCGCCAGTCCTGGAGATAGAAGATGCTTACCCACAGGCAGGGACAGACGTTAATGTGACCTGCTCAGGTCACGTGCTAACATCGCCCAGCCCTACTCTTCGGCTCCAGGGATCCCTAAACCTCTCTGCTCCCGGGGAGCCTGCCTGGCTTCGGTTTACTGCCAGGGAGGAAGATGATGGCCGGACTCTCTCCTGTGAGGCCTCTTTGGTGGTGCAGGGCCAGCGACTGGTCAAAACCACCAAGATCCAGCTTCATGTGTTAT ACAAGCCAAGGTTTCAGGAATCCGACTGCCCTGGCAACCAGATATGGGTAGAAGGGATGGATCAGATGCTTGCCTGCATCCCAGAGGGAAACCCCATCCCGGCTTTGGTGTGTATCTGGAATGGGATGACCTTTGACCTTGCGGTACCTCAGAAGGCCACCCAGAACCACACAGGAACTTACAGCTGCACAGCCACCAACTCCCTAGGCTCTGTCAGCAAAGACATCGCTGTCCTTGTCCAAG GCCTGCATGAGGGAATCAGCTCGTCcaccatcttcatcatcatcattttcacCCTCGGCATGGCTGTGATCACCATAGCATTATATCTGAACTACCAGCCCTGCAAAAGAAACGGTAGGAAACGGACGCACAGGCAGAAAGACCAGAGCAAAGGCGGGGAGAGACAGTTCTCGGATATACAGGCCGAGGAGTGCCACGCGCACCTCTGCTGA